A region of Paenibacillus thiaminolyticus DNA encodes the following proteins:
- a CDS encoding transcriptional regulator, protein MDIINQTNRAMLFEEINPEKLDLLTIVGDVRGIDSLSDDKIKEVNEHLLVRSFDEFLDKFSPSVYSFFNAANQKVMYTLKKPEGIADDCISEIKIDQSNDFLKMLFTLIDTKRSQGITNVDFKFENLLDMISPKKVMDDIRQVRKEIHYMYTQYDKLDEGDPKKLDLGDKLNTMFEDASKNYNNVMAMLPLAIEDIKTRLLLGGSREENQAEAIQIGMLTIGDAGELKIIEAPKSESTELMLMDDNSSTGLATVFEEDYESISETPSSYVKDLVVRTFCPLPVVQTEVDVETEVQNYNTYLEFYKNAKDDFVKTVKPLVEKLLGVRMFFDQYATKNKGMLPSMLITNATLDMTVKSNNIPRLETYLNTVNSKNEFADTIWFGIVPSVELESAGKVKVTRERFRGNGKAVKQEGNTMESLTMLLQVVKDYKVQVFFSFESGEETTFSSMATSGLDKYIDKCSTMVRKEYSEFAIPCVPNFTVIPKDKSGVVIDSRMLQTEHGVQLSKEKEDILKLWIEGVYIGSAYVAAGIVAAYQCPEYLRESFKTVSREYPGVRFDIEASDHALRAVTTMAKEITGFTNNIKDAINRKNFGFVFSSENAQLQDKDIKRITVYKARSMAMTEGGFDPLYKTLVSTYIERILRFQTGDFKHENIVKFFSNNPSSQKSKWLGTRGYVNSIIQDGDDMSYIIDDKSNLCHIDLVFNGNVKNLEVMITKGTTPVKA, encoded by the coding sequence ATGGACATCATTAACCAAACGAACCGTGCCATGCTCTTCGAGGAGATTAACCCGGAGAAGCTGGATCTTCTGACCATCGTAGGCGATGTCAGAGGGATTGACAGTCTGAGCGACGACAAAATCAAGGAAGTCAACGAACATCTGCTTGTCCGCAGCTTCGACGAGTTCCTGGACAAGTTCTCCCCAAGCGTCTACTCATTTTTCAACGCTGCGAACCAGAAGGTAATGTACACGCTGAAGAAACCGGAGGGGATCGCGGACGATTGCATTTCGGAGATCAAGATCGACCAGAGCAACGATTTTCTGAAAATGCTGTTCACCCTCATTGACACGAAGCGCAGCCAAGGAATCACGAACGTCGACTTCAAATTCGAGAATCTGCTGGACATGATCTCACCGAAGAAGGTAATGGACGACATCCGCCAGGTGCGGAAAGAGATTCATTACATGTACACCCAGTATGACAAGCTGGATGAGGGCGATCCGAAGAAGCTCGATCTCGGCGACAAGCTGAACACGATGTTCGAGGATGCGAGCAAAAATTACAACAACGTAATGGCGATGCTTCCGCTCGCGATCGAGGATATCAAGACGCGCCTCCTGCTCGGCGGCTCGCGGGAAGAGAATCAGGCGGAAGCGATTCAGATCGGGATGCTGACGATTGGAGACGCGGGCGAACTGAAAATTATCGAGGCGCCGAAGAGCGAGAGCACCGAGCTGATGCTGATGGATGACAATAGCAGCACCGGGCTGGCTACCGTATTCGAGGAAGATTACGAGTCGATCTCCGAGACGCCGTCCTCCTATGTGAAGGACCTGGTTGTCCGCACGTTCTGCCCGCTGCCTGTCGTGCAGACCGAGGTGGATGTCGAGACGGAAGTACAGAACTACAACACCTATCTCGAGTTTTACAAGAATGCGAAGGACGATTTCGTGAAAACGGTTAAACCGCTTGTGGAGAAATTATTGGGCGTCCGCATGTTCTTCGACCAGTATGCGACCAAGAATAAAGGGATGCTGCCGTCGATGCTCATCACGAACGCGACGCTCGACATGACGGTGAAGAGCAATAATATTCCGCGCCTGGAGACGTACCTGAACACGGTGAACTCCAAAAACGAATTCGCCGACACAATCTGGTTCGGCATCGTGCCTTCGGTGGAGCTGGAATCGGCAGGCAAGGTGAAGGTGACCCGCGAGCGCTTCCGGGGCAACGGGAAGGCCGTGAAGCAGGAAGGGAACACGATGGAGTCGCTGACGATGCTGCTTCAAGTCGTTAAGGACTACAAGGTTCAGGTCTTCTTCAGCTTCGAATCAGGGGAAGAGACGACCTTCAGCAGCATGGCGACCTCCGGCCTCGACAAATATATCGACAAGTGCAGCACCATGGTGCGCAAAGAATACAGTGAATTCGCCATTCCGTGCGTTCCGAACTTTACGGTCATTCCGAAGGATAAGTCCGGTGTCGTCATCGACAGCCGCATGCTGCAGACGGAGCATGGCGTTCAACTGTCCAAGGAGAAGGAAGACATTCTCAAGCTGTGGATCGAGGGCGTCTATATCGGATCCGCTTATGTTGCCGCCGGCATCGTGGCTGCGTATCAGTGTCCGGAATATTTGCGTGAATCGTTCAAAACCGTGAGTCGGGAATATCCGGGTGTTAGATTCGATATCGAGGCAAGCGACCATGCACTCCGCGCCGTCACGACGATGGCGAAGGAGATTACCGGCTTCACGAACAACATCAAGGATGCGATTAACCGGAAAAACTTCGGCTTCGTCTTCTCTTCCGAGAATGCGCAGCTGCAGGATAAGGATATCAAGCGCATCACGGTGTACAAGGCGAGAAGCATGGCGATGACGGAGGGCGGCTTCGATCCGCTCTACAAGACACTGGTCAGCACGTACATCGAGCGGATTCTCCGCTTCCAGACGGGCGACTTCAAGCATGAGAACATCGTCAAGTTCTTCAGCAACAACCCGAGCAGCCAAAAGAGCAAATGGCTCGGTACGCGCGGGTATGTCAACTCCATCATTCAAGACGGCGATGACATGTCCTATATCATCGATGACAAGAGCAATCTGTGCCACATCGATCTCGTGTTCAATGGCAATGTGAAAAATCTTGAAGTCATGATCACGAAAGGCACAACGCCGGTCAAGGCGTGA